A region of the Gemmatimonadaceae bacterium genome:
CAGGTCCGCGTCATTCCCATCGCGATCGACTACAACGAGCACGCGCAGGCGCTTGTCACGCGCATGAAGGCGCTCGGCATTCGCGCCACGCTCGACGCGCGTAACGAAACGCTCAACTACCGCGTGCGCGAAGGCGAAGTCGAGAAGGTGCCGTACATGTGCGTGATCGGCCGTCGTGAGGCGGAAGAGCAGACGGTCGCGCTGCGCACGCGCGGCGCTGGCAAGAAGCAGGACGTCATGTCGCAGGACGCCTTCATCGAGCGACTCATGCACGAAGTGCAGACCCGGGCCCTCGCGCCGTTCGCGGCGCCGGCTGACGCCGCCGCAGCGGAGGCCAGCGCGTGACCCCGGAGGCGCTGCTCGACCTGTTCCTGCTTGCCCCGATCGGCCTCGTTGAAGTCGACGAAGACGGCCGGGTCGAAGTCGCCAATCTGGCGGCGCGGCGCCTCCTCACCCCGTTCACCAGCACCGGCTCGCTCGACGATCTCTTCGCCGCGCTCGGGCCGGTGGCGCCCGATCTCGTCGCGCGCGTGCGCGCGTTCGACAACCCGCGCGGCGTGATCGTCGACAATCTCGAGTTGCTTGCCCCCGGGCAGCACACGGGCGTGCATCTGTCGCTGGTCAAGGTGTCGAACGGCCGTATCGTGGCCGTGGCCACTGACGCGAGCGGTCTGGCCAGCGCGCGCGGGCTCATTGCCCGCTTCGAGCAGCGCCAGCAGGCCGTTGAGGGCGCGGTGCGCGATCATGCGATCTACACGCTGGATGCGGCGGGCGTCATCGACACGTGGAGCGTTGCCGCCGAGCGCGTGCATCAGTGGCCGGCGAGCGAGGTGATCGGCAAGCCGATGTCGATGCTGCTCTCCCCGGAGTCCGGGAACAACGGTTATCTCGCCGACACGCTGGGGCTCGCCGCCCGCAACGGCTGGTGCGAGGAAGAAGGCAATCGTCTCCGTCAGGATGGCACGGCGTTCTGGGCGAGCACGGTCGTGACCGCGCTGCGCGACGCCGCCGGTGAAGCGATCGGCTACAGTGTCGTCACCCACGACGTCTCCGAGCGCCGCCGCCTCGAAGCCGCGCTGCGCGAAGATGCGTCGAGCACCAACGACTACCTCACCGGCGCCCTCGCCCGTCGCGCATTCTTCGACGTGGCGCAGAGCGAAGTGGCCCGTGCGCGCCGCTACGGCCAGCCGCTCACGATGTTGCTGGTGGACCCCGACCACTTCCGCGAACTCACCGAGCAGCACGGCGAGCCGTTCGCGAACGAGTGGCTCCAGGCGATCGCCGCCGTCTGCAAGCAGGAAAGCCGCAACACCGACATCGTAGGCCGCGTCGGTGGCGAAGCGTTTGCCGTACTGCTCCCCAGCACGGAACTGAGCGGCGGTCTCGTGCTCGCCGAACGTATCCGCGAGCGCATGGCGCGCCACGTGTTCCCGG
Encoded here:
- a CDS encoding diguanylate cyclase, which codes for MTPEALLDLFLLAPIGLVEVDEDGRVEVANLAARRLLTPFTSTGSLDDLFAALGPVAPDLVARVRAFDNPRGVIVDNLELLAPGQHTGVHLSLVKVSNGRIVAVATDASGLASARGLIARFEQRQQAVEGAVRDHAIYTLDAAGVIDTWSVAAERVHQWPASEVIGKPMSMLLSPESGNNGYLADTLGLAARNGWCEEEGNRLRQDGTAFWASTVVTALRDAAGEAIGYSVVTHDVSERRRLEAALREDASSTNDYLTGALARRAFFDVAQSEVARARRYGQPLTMLLVDPDHFRELTEQHGEPFANEWLQAIAAVCKQESRNTDIVGRVGGEAFAVLLPSTELSGGLVLAERIRERMARHVFPGDYQGVRCTLSIGVADVTDNISSVDGLLGTAGTAVERARQAGMNLVVGFDD